Proteins found in one Homalodisca vitripennis isolate AUS2020 chromosome 4, UT_GWSS_2.1, whole genome shotgun sequence genomic segment:
- the LOC124361095 gene encoding cuticle protein 18.7-like, translated as MESLPYKEGPNLVHGRVGDFEGHWGRFLIALTLLVAVKADGSIPDAAYSLQYRLAQESSYNGPAANIIVTPQGFLADTPEVAALKSAHLAEKMKLYLAAEPNRASNYNPVQHTGFHSPQTNTPNEAYSLKYRLSQQSSYNGPPANIIVTPQGFLADTPEVAAIKNAHLAEHKKLNVGAQPTFGINYNPVQHSSFQDPHAHIIVTREGFLADTPEVEALKNAHLAEHNKLKGVAQSNFGTNYNPVQYNSFQGPQANIIVTPEGFLADTPEVAATKNAHLAEHYKLATGAGVPGPNVFSQIRY; from the coding sequence ATCGCTCTCACCCTCCTGGTCGCAGTGAAGGCCGATGGCAGCATACCCGATGCGGCATATTCCCTGCAGTATAGACTAGCCCAGGAGTCAAGCTACAATGGGCCTGCAGCCAACATCATCGTCACTCCTCAGGGATTCTTGGCTGACACTCCTGAAGTCGCTGCTCTCAAGAGCGCTCATTTAGCAGAGAAAATGAAACTTTACCTAGCTGCTGAACCAAATCGTGCATCAAACTACAACCCTGTCCAACATACAGGCTTCCATTCTCCCCAGACCAACACACCTAATGAGGCATATTCCCTGAAGTACAGACTATCCCAGCAGTCAAGCTACAACGGACCTCCAGCCAACATCATCGTCACTCCTCAGGGATTCTTGGCCGACACGCCAGAAGTTGCAGCTATCAAAAACGCCCACTTAGCGGAGCATAAGAAACTGAATGTCGGTGCTCAACCAACGTTTGGTATTAACTACAACCCTGTGCAACACAGTAGCTTCCAAGATCCTCATGCCCACATCATCGTCACCCGTGAGGGATTCTTGGCCGACACTCCAGAAGTAGAAGCTTTAAAAAATGCTCATTTAGCCGAGCACAATAAACTGAAGGGCGTTGCACAGTCAAATTTTGGAACCAATTACAACCCTGTACAATACAATAGCTTCCAAGGACCTCAGGCCAACATCATCGTCACCCCTGAGGGATTCTTGGCTGACACTCCAGAGGTTGCAGCCACTAAGAACGCTCATTTGGCTGAACACTATAAACTCGCCACCGGTGCTGGAGTTCCAGGACCCAATGTTTTCAGCCAGATCAGATACTAG